A genome region from Nitrospira sp. includes the following:
- a CDS encoding efflux transporter outer membrane subunit, producing the protein MILLALGLPACKGFPAFDLAPRYELPEYVVPASWKGASPFVEATPSDDELRTDWWKLFNDPVLNKLEEQAMAANPDLQAAAERFVQARDVMMKARAQYLPHLGLGFGASDNRESINRLFRPPDISQFGTTVLGGGLASWEPDFWSALRNATRAELYRAEERAADYGLARLSLQAELAADYFVLRGYDAQRAIYKQSIDLYQQSLDLVKAQFAGAIASALDVARVESLLFSTETKYAQIQGQRQVTEQAIAILLNLAPAGFQVEPVDDLRVAKFTIPRTIPSTLLERRPDIAGMERRMAQANRVIGIARAAFYPNVLFRAGGGFEDTAFNLISLANSFWSYGSSVSLPIFQGGYRRAQLQQAWSAYRETEDLYRSTVLNAFREVENNLSLTDRLTLAANRQDAAVGATLKTQNLTTELYQGGLASSLELIYAQVATLTARIDSVQIKAELLKSSVGLIRALGGGWNRQQLPTDDQIQPFGTFQYTNLDKPAPAGGIDVNAENNRVHNDLTKPAVR; encoded by the coding sequence TTGATACTGCTGGCGCTCGGCCTGCCGGCTTGTAAGGGATTCCCGGCCTTCGATTTAGCGCCGCGCTATGAACTGCCTGAGTACGTCGTCCCCGCCTCATGGAAGGGCGCCAGTCCTTTCGTCGAGGCGACGCCGTCGGATGACGAATTGCGCACGGATTGGTGGAAGCTATTTAACGATCCCGTCCTGAACAAGCTTGAAGAACAGGCCATGGCGGCCAATCCCGATCTGCAGGCCGCCGCCGAGCGGTTCGTCCAAGCTCGCGATGTGATGATGAAGGCCCGCGCACAATACCTGCCTCACCTCGGCCTAGGGTTTGGCGCCTCGGACAATAGGGAATCCATTAATCGACTGTTTCGTCCTCCGGACATTTCGCAATTCGGGACGACCGTTCTCGGCGGAGGGCTCGCATCCTGGGAACCGGATTTCTGGTCGGCGCTTCGGAATGCGACGCGTGCCGAGCTCTATCGCGCCGAAGAGCGCGCCGCCGACTACGGGCTCGCGCGCCTCAGTTTGCAGGCGGAACTGGCCGCCGATTACTTCGTCCTACGAGGATACGACGCGCAACGCGCCATCTATAAACAATCGATCGACCTGTACCAACAGTCGCTGGACCTCGTGAAGGCGCAATTCGCCGGCGCGATCGCATCGGCGCTGGACGTCGCTCGAGTCGAATCGCTGCTGTTCAGCACCGAGACGAAATACGCGCAGATTCAGGGGCAACGTCAAGTGACCGAACAAGCGATCGCCATCCTGCTCAATCTCGCGCCGGCCGGTTTTCAGGTCGAACCGGTCGATGATCTGCGTGTGGCGAAGTTTACGATTCCGCGAACCATCCCCTCCACCTTGCTTGAGCGTCGACCCGACATCGCGGGGATGGAACGTCGAATGGCGCAGGCGAACCGCGTGATCGGTATTGCCCGCGCCGCCTTTTATCCCAATGTGTTGTTCCGAGCCGGAGGCGGGTTTGAAGATACCGCCTTTAATCTGATCTCGCTCGCCAATAGTTTCTGGTCGTACGGCTCAAGTGTGTCGCTTCCGATTTTTCAGGGAGGGTATCGCCGTGCTCAATTGCAGCAGGCCTGGTCGGCCTATCGCGAGACAGAAGACCTCTACCGCTCAACGGTGCTCAACGCCTTCCGCGAAGTCGAAAATAATTTGAGCCTGACGGACCGACTGACCCTTGCAGCCAATCGGCAGGACGCCGCTGTCGGTGCCACCCTCAAGACGCAAAATCTGACCACGGAACTCTATCAGGGCGGGCTGGCGTCCAGCCTTGAACTTATTTATGCACAGGTCGCCACGCTCACCGCGCGCATCGACTCAGTACAAATCAAGGCTGAACTACTGAAATCCTCGGTGGGTCTCATCCGTGCACTCGGCGGAGGGTGGAACCGCCAGCAACTGCCGACCGACGACCAGATTCAACCCTTCGGAACCTTCCAGTACACGAATCTCGATAAACCTGCACCCGCGGGCGGCATCGACGTCAATGCGGAAAACAATCGGGTGCACAACGATCTCACCAAGCCCGCCGTTCGATAG